Proteins from a single region of Kogia breviceps isolate mKogBre1 chromosome 5, mKogBre1 haplotype 1, whole genome shotgun sequence:
- the KCNE2 gene encoding potassium voltage-gated channel subfamily E member 2 isoform X2: MPTPSNLTQTLEYVFKRIFVTYMDNWRRNTTAEQEVLQAKVDAENFYYVILYLMVMIGMFSFIIVAILVSTVKSKRQEHSNDPYHQYIVEDWQEKYKSQILNLGESRATIHENMGAAGLKMSP; encoded by the coding sequence ATGCCTACTCCATCCAATCTGACACAGACACTGGAATATGTCTTCAAAAGGATTTTTGTTACTTATATGGACAATTGGCGCAGGAACACAACAGCTGAGCAAGAGGTCCTGCAAGCCAAAGTCGATGCTGAGAACTTCTACTACGTCATCTTGTACCTTATGGTTATGATTGGAATGTTCTCTTTCATCATTGTAGCCATCCTGGTGAGCACAGTGAAATCCAAGAGACAGGAACACTCCAATGACCCGTACCACCAGTACATTGTGGAGGATTGGCAAGAGAAGTACAAGAGTCAAATTTTGAACCTAGGAGAATCAAGGGCCACCATCCACGAGAACATGGGTGCAGCAGGGCTCAAAATGTCTCCTTGA
- the KCNE2 gene encoding potassium voltage-gated channel subfamily E member 2 isoform X1 — MAWPKQEGNMPTPSNLTQTLEYVFKRIFVTYMDNWRRNTTAEQEVLQAKVDAENFYYVILYLMVMIGMFSFIIVAILVSTVKSKRQEHSNDPYHQYIVEDWQEKYKSQILNLGESRATIHENMGAAGLKMSP; from the coding sequence CAGGAGGGAAATATGCCTACTCCATCCAATCTGACACAGACACTGGAATATGTCTTCAAAAGGATTTTTGTTACTTATATGGACAATTGGCGCAGGAACACAACAGCTGAGCAAGAGGTCCTGCAAGCCAAAGTCGATGCTGAGAACTTCTACTACGTCATCTTGTACCTTATGGTTATGATTGGAATGTTCTCTTTCATCATTGTAGCCATCCTGGTGAGCACAGTGAAATCCAAGAGACAGGAACACTCCAATGACCCGTACCACCAGTACATTGTGGAGGATTGGCAAGAGAAGTACAAGAGTCAAATTTTGAACCTAGGAGAATCAAGGGCCACCATCCACGAGAACATGGGTGCAGCAGGGCTCAAAATGTCTCCTTGA